GCCGGCGACCCGATCGCCATCCCCGCCGACCTCGGCTACGAGGAGAACTGCCGCAAGGTGGTGGAGCAGGTGGCCAAGGCGCACGGCGGCCGGATCGACATCCTCGTCAACAACGCCGCCGAGCAGTACGTGCGCCCTTCGCTCGCCGACATCGGCGAGCAGGACCTGGATCGCGTCTTCCGGACCAACATCTTCTCCTACTTCCTGACCACCAAGCACGCCCTGAACCAGATGCCGCGCGGCGGGAGCATCATCAACACGTCCTCCATCAACGCCTACAAGGGCAACGCCACGCTGCTGGACTACACGGCCACCAAGGGCGCCATCGTCGCCTTCACCAgggcgctggcgctgcagCTCGCCGAGAAGGGGATCCGGGTGAACGGCGTGGCGCCCGGACCGATCTGGACGCCGCTCATCCCGTCGTCGTTCCCAGAGGAGAAGGTGAAGCAGTTCGGGAGCGAGGTGCCCATGAAGCGCGCCGGGCAGCCAGGCGAGGTCGCGCCCAGCTACGTCTTCCTCGCCAGCGAGCAGGACTCCTCCTACATGTCCGGCCAGTTCCTCCATGTCAACGGTGAGCCAAATtgattcttcctttttctttgccGCGAAATTGGGGGTCTTTAATCTTGTTAAATTTGATTGTGCGAACTGTTCTTGGACTTGCAGGCGGTGCCATCGTCAATGGCTAAGAGCCCGGAGGTCAGAGAAGCTCGCGAAGAAcaggggaagaagacgatgTAGTCAGTGGTGTTTAGCTCTGTATGAGCAAGTGTCAGTAGTCTTGAGTCTGAGTCAGTCGATAGCCTCCTTCTGTTGGTGTGCTGTTCAGTAGGGGCTCTTGAGCCATGGATGAATAAAATGTGTTCATGCAACACTAGCGAATCTTGACTTCCTTCGCCTGCCTGCCTTCTCATTGAAATGTTGAACATGGATCTTGCTGTTTATCCTTTCTTTTATCATGAGAAAACAATGTCTGAAGTGAACAgataaaacttttttttttgaaactgtgAACAGATAAAGCTTTTGtctacttgttttttttttttagaaaaaaactTTTGTCTTGTAAAAACCGAAAACTCGAAACTTGCTTATTTTCCGATTGCCTAGCCGCATGGCCGGATGGCTCCGTTGTCTGTCTGTTACCGTCTACTCTGGCACAGGCCCAGCGTGTTTTTTGGAGGCCCAGCTCGCCGCTGAGAAGAGCGCGAGGTGGGTTTTCTGCCGGGCCGGACAGAGCCTAGACAGTTTGGATCGTCGTGGGTTGGGCTGGGCCGTTTTTTCATTCGCGATGAAATGGTAAAAGGGCCCATATTCTCCCACGGGTTCTCGGTTCTCGCCTATATATTCAGTTCCCCGACGGCTCGATACCCCACGAGCGCCCAGCGCCGTCCTAGAAATCGAGGTCTTGCTTTTTCTTCCGAAATGGCAGGCGCCGCAAAAACCTCCGCTTTTCAATTGTTCTCCAACGATCTCTGAAACctgtgaagaagaaaaaaagggttaCCTCCGTCGGCGGTTGCTAGACAAGGAGGGCTGGATCCCTGCTGCCGCCACCGTAGAAGAAGGGAAGGTCCAGGCTAGCCGCTGCCGTGGTCTTCACGGGAGCGCgtgaggacggcggcggttTAGGCTCTGCAGGTgcgccccctcccctcctcctctttcctttttttgctttttgtttgttttttattatctttttgttcctcttttgtttttgttcgtTTTTGAGTGAAGTCTtgtggattcagattttggaaaaaaacacaaatctGAAGTATTGGCTGATATTGTTTTCTTGGTGGATCTAGGTTTCTTGATTGGTTTTCATCTAAAATGATTTCAAATCTGAAATTGTTTTCTTGGTAGATCTAGGTTTTTGGATTGGTTTTCATCTAAAATGATTTCTTATGTTTAAGATTGATGGCGTTGTTATCTCATGTAATTTTGATTTTAAGCGAGGAAATTTATGTGAAAAACGTGTTTAAGTGGGTGTTAAGATGTATAACTCATATTTAGATTTGATGGTACATATGAACAATTTGCAAATTTGTAATAATGTTAAGATTTTTACTTTTAGTTCGTATCACATGTGTGAATCATGTGTCATGATTCACATCTT
The Brachypodium distachyon strain Bd21 chromosome 2, Brachypodium_distachyon_v3.0, whole genome shotgun sequence genome window above contains:
- the LOC100836454 gene encoding glucose and ribitol dehydrogenase homolog; amino-acid sequence: MRALLARAQPSLLLRLRPTSSHPARTALPATRSLACLSTPPPAAAASRRSGTRAMASSQQFPPQKQDSQPGKEHAMDPRPESLIKHYKPANKLQGKVALVTGGDSGIGRAVCLCYALEGASVAFTYVKGHEDKDAEETLNALRDIKKSHGHNNNAGDPIAIPADLGYEENCRKVVEQVAKAHGGRIDILVNNAAEQYVRPSLADIGEQDLDRVFRTNIFSYFLTTKHALNQMPRGGSIINTSSINAYKGNATLLDYTATKGAIVAFTRALALQLAEKGIRVNGVAPGPIWTPLIPSSFPEEKVKQFGSEVPMKRAGQPGEVAPSYVFLASEQDSSYMSGQFLHVNGGAIVNG